One region of Qipengyuania gaetbuli genomic DNA includes:
- a CDS encoding VOC family protein, which produces MSLRPFHLAFPVRDLAEARAFYGGLMGCREGRSSDEWIDFDFYGHQIVAHTGGESGDRASNPVDGHDVPVPHFGVVLTMEDWQALADRLTAAGVNFAIEPTIRFKGQPGEQATMFFRDPSGNALEMKAFASDDMIFAT; this is translated from the coding sequence ATGAGCCTGCGCCCCTTCCATCTCGCCTTTCCCGTCCGCGATCTTGCCGAGGCACGCGCCTTCTACGGCGGCCTGATGGGCTGCCGCGAGGGCCGCAGCTCGGACGAATGGATCGATTTCGATTTCTACGGCCACCAGATCGTCGCCCATACCGGCGGCGAAAGCGGGGACCGGGCCAGCAATCCGGTCGACGGGCACGACGTGCCGGTGCCGCATTTCGGCGTGGTCCTGACGATGGAGGACTGGCAGGCACTGGCCGACCGGCTGACCGCCGCGGGCGTGAACTTCGCCATCGAGCCGACCATCCGCTTCAAGGGCCAGCCGGGGGAACAGGCGACGATGTTCTTCCGCGACCCCAGCGGCAATGCGCTGGAGATGAAGGCCTTCGCCAGCGACGACATGATC
- a CDS encoding glutathione S-transferase family protein, whose product MKVIIGNKNYSSWSLRGWLAAKQSGLSFEEIVVPLFGENWEATRKGGEIQPSSGKVPILWDGDTVVWDSLAILEYLSDKVGRDRFWPKDDTARGMARSMVAEMHSSFQALRSECPMNVRKRFDGFEPSEECTADILRILGLWAEARSRFGSGGPFLFGTFGAADVFFAPVVSRFISYQIAVPGFAAAYMQAVWEHEWMQAWIAASESEEWVIEQYDTVS is encoded by the coding sequence ATGAAGGTCATCATCGGCAACAAGAACTATTCGAGCTGGTCGCTGCGCGGCTGGCTGGCTGCCAAGCAGTCGGGCCTGTCATTCGAGGAAATCGTCGTGCCGCTGTTCGGCGAGAACTGGGAAGCGACGCGCAAGGGCGGCGAGATCCAGCCATCCAGCGGCAAGGTGCCGATCCTGTGGGACGGCGACACGGTGGTGTGGGACAGCCTTGCGATCCTCGAATATCTCTCGGACAAGGTTGGGCGCGACCGGTTCTGGCCCAAGGACGATACCGCGCGCGGCATGGCGCGCTCGATGGTCGCGGAAATGCACTCATCCTTCCAGGCGCTGCGCAGCGAATGCCCGATGAACGTGCGCAAACGCTTCGACGGGTTCGAGCCGAGCGAGGAATGCACGGCGGACATCCTGCGCATCCTCGGCCTGTGGGCGGAAGCGCGCAGCCGCTTCGGCAGCGGCGGGCCGTTCCTGTTCGGCACTTTCGGTGCGGCGGACGTGTTCTTCGCCCCCGTGGTGTCACGGTTCATCAGCTACCAGATCGCCGTCCCGGGTTTCGCCGCCGCCTATATGCAGGCGGTGTGGGAGCACGAATGGATGCAGGCATGGATTGCAGCTTCGGAAAGCGAAGAATGGGTCATCGAGCAATACGACACCGTTTCCTGA